A region from the Acyrthosiphon pisum isolate AL4f chromosome A1, pea_aphid_22Mar2018_4r6ur, whole genome shotgun sequence genome encodes:
- the LOC115033844 gene encoding probable cytochrome P450 6a13 isoform X2, with protein sequence MTMFTANWWINFITPCTIIVTIAYYFCVSTFKKWEQLNVPYIKPIPLFGNLLNVALGKDHPLDFYNKIYHKFAAHKYAGVFQMRTPYLMVRDPEIINDMLIKDFSSFPDRGIYSDFVAEPLTNNLLLMENPQWKIIRNKLTPAFTAGKLKTMYDQIKECGDELMKNIDIDLNRTSNEIEVKDIMGKYSTDVIGTCAFGLKLNAINDDESPFRKYGKLIFKPSLRVLMRELCVMITPALLKVVRLKKFPTAATDFFHAAFNETMTYRLENNIVRNDFVHYLMQARNDLVLNTDLPKHETLRKYPPLVALFRKASQTYRVPNSSLIIEKGQKIIIPIYAIHYDNKYYSDPEKFIPERFSAEEKAKRPSGVYLPFGDGPRICIGNFFNG encoded by the exons atgaCCATGTTTACCGCCAATTGGTGGATAAATTTCATTACGCCATGTACAATAATAGTTACGATCGCCTATTATTTCTGCGTGTCGACCTTTAAGAAATGGGAACAGCTCAACGTGCCTTACATTAAACCAATTCCGTTGTTTGGAAACTTATTGAATGTGGCTTTGGGAAAAGACCATCCGTTGgatttttacaacaaaatcTATCACAAGTTCGCCGCTCACAAATATGCAGGAGTGTTCCAGATGAGGACGCCGTATTTAATGGTTCGCGATCCAGAAATAATCAACGACATGCTGATAAAAGACTTCTCGTCTTTCCCCGATCGTGGTATTTACTCGGATTTCGTGGCCGAACCATTGACGAACAACCTGTTACTCATGGAAAACCCtcaatggaaaataataagaaacaaaTTGACCCCTGCTTTTACGGCGGGAAAGCTAAAGACAATGTACGATCAGATCAAAGAGTGCGGCGACGAATTGATGAAAAACATCGATATAGATTTGAATAGAACCAGCAACGAAATAGAAGTAAAGGACATCATGGGAAAGTATTCTACCGACGTCATCGGCACTTGCGCTTTTGGGCTCAAGTTGAACGCCATAAACGATGACGAATCCCCATTTCGTAAGTATggcaaattaatattcaaacctTCACTAAGAGTCCTTATGAGAGAATTGTGTGTGATGATTACTCCTGCACTTTTGAAAGTCGTAAGACTGAAAAAATTTCCAACGGCCGCAACAGACTTTTTTCACGCGGCGTTTAATGAAACGATGACTTACAGACTTGAGAATAACATAGTCAGAAATGACTTCGTTCATTATTTAATGCAAGCGAGAAATGATTTAGTTTTGAATACAGATTTACCTAAACATG aaACACTCCGTAAGTATCCTCCACTGGTTGCTTTGTTCAGAAAAGCATCACAAACGTATCGAGTACCCAACAgttcattaataattgaaaagggccaaaaaattataattccaaTTTATGCGATTCATTACGATAATAAGTATTACTCGGACCCTGAAAAGTTTATTCCTGAAAGATTTTCGGCTGAAGAAAAAGCAAAACGGCCAAGTGGTGTTTATCTTCCATTTGGCGACGGACCTcgaatatgtataggtaatttttttaatggataa
- the LOC100168115 gene encoding cytochrome P450 6a13 isoform X1 — MYPSSSSATDWWIYIVTPCLVAVTITYYFCISTFNKWEKLNVPYIKPIPLFGNFLKVALAKDHPLEFYDKIYYKFSGLKYGGLFQMRTPYLMVRDPEIINNMLIKDFSSFPNRGIYSDLAANPLSDNLFFMENPRWKTIRSKLTPAFTSGKLKIMYDQIKECGDKLMKNIDNDLKGKNDEIEVRDIMGKYSTDVIGTCAFGLKLNSISDDESPFRKYGKSIFIPSLRTLFRELCLMVSPALLKVVRVKDFPTDATAFFNAAFKETITYRLENKIVRNDFVNCLMQARNDLTLNTNLPKHERFSESQIVANAFVMFAAGFETTSTTLSYCLYELALNIHIQDKVRQEIQLKLSKSDGQIDNEFLMGLNYLDMVIAETLRKYPPLIALFRKASQTYRLPDNLILEKGQKIVIPIYSIHFDSKYFEDPLKFNPERFSSEERAKRPNCVYLPFGDGPRTCIGKRFAELEMKLALVEMLTKFEVLPCGKTEVPLKYSNKALTLMPKHGIWLRFKKIV; from the exons ATGTATCCATCATCGTCGTCCGCCACCGATTGGTGGATATACATCGTCACGCCGTGTTTGGTCGCGGTGACGATCActtattatttttgcatttcAACGTTCAATAAATGGGAAAAACTCAACGTGCCCTACATCAAGCCGATTCCGTTGTTCGGAAACTTTTTGAAAGTAGCCTTGGCGAAAGACCACCCGTTGGAGTTTTACGATAAAATCTATTACAAGTTTTCCGGTCTGAAATACGGTGGATTATTCCAGATGAGGACACCATATTTGATGGTTCGTGATCCAGAAATAATCAACAACATGCTAATAAAAGACTTCTCTTCTTTCCCCAACCGCGGTATTTACTCGGACTTAGCGGCGAATCCACTGTCGGACAACTTATTCTTCATGGAAAATCCTCGATGGAAAACAATAAGAAGCAAATTGACCCCCGCATTCACATCGGGAAAGCTCAAGATAATGTATGATCAGATCAAAGAGTGCGGCGATAAATTGATGAAAAACATCGATAACGACTTAAAGGGTAAAAACGATGAAATAGAAGTAAGAGACATCATGGGAAAGTATTCAACCGACGTTATTGGCACTTGCGCTTTTGGGCTTAAGTTAAACTCCATAAGCGATGATGAATCCCCATTTCGTAAGTACGGAAAATCGATATTCATACCTTCACTAAGGACGCTCTTCAGAGAATTGTGCTTGATGGTCAGCCCCGCACTTTTGAAAGTTGTAAGAGTGAAGGATTTCCCTACGGACGCGACTGCCTTTTTTAACGCAGCGTTTAAAGAAACGATAACGTATagacttgaaaataaaatagtcagAAATGACTTCGTTAATTGTTTGATGCAAGCAAGAAATGATTTGactttgaatacaaatttaccTAAACATg aaCGATTTTCAGAATCACAAATTGTAGCAAATGCTTTTGTCATGTTTGCTGCTGGGTTTGAAACGACGTCAACCACTTTAAGTTATTGCTTATATGAATTAGCATTGAATATACATATTCAAGACAAAGTACGACAAGAGATTCAGTTAAAATTATCCAAAAGTGATGGACAAATCGACAACGAGTTTTTGATGGGTCTTAATTACTTGGATATGGTCATTGCGG aaaCGCTACGTAAGTACCCTCCTTTAATTGCTTTGTTCAGAAAAGCATCACAAACATACCGTTTACCTGACAACCTAATACTGGAAAAAGGCCAAAAAATTGTAATTCCAATTTATTCGATTCATTTCGATAGTAAATATTTTGAGGATCCTCTAAAATTCAATCCCGAAAGATTTTCATCTGAGGAAAGAGCTAAACGTCCTAATTGTGTTTATCTTCCGTTTGGCGATGGACCTAGaacttgtatag GAAAACGTTTTGCTGAACTGGAAATGAAATTGGCATTAGTCGAAATGTTAACCAAATTTGAAGTTTTACCATGTGGAAAAACAGAAGTACCACTGAAATATTCTAATAAAGCTTTAACGTTGATGCCAAAACATGGAATTTggttaagatttaaaaaaattgtttaa
- the LOC115033844 gene encoding probable cytochrome P450 6a13 isoform X1 encodes MTMFTANWWINFITPCTIIVTIAYYFCVSTFKKWEQLNVPYIKPIPLFGNLLNVALGKDHPLDFYNKIYHKFAAHKYAGVFQMRTPYLMVRDPEIINDMLIKDFSSFPDRGIYSDFVAEPLTNNLLLMENPQWKIIRNKLTPAFTAGKLKTMYDQIKECGDELMKNIDIDLNRTSNEIEVKDIMGKYSTDVIGTCAFGLKLNAINDDESPFRKYGKLIFKPSLRVLMRELCVMITPALLKVVRLKKFPTAATDFFHAAFNETMTYRLENNIVRNDFVHYLMQARNDLVLNTDLPKHEKFAESQIVANAFVLFAAGFETVSSAISYCLYELALNKSIQDRVRKEIQLQLSKNNGQINHELLIDLNYLDMVIAETLRKYPPLVALFRKASQTYRVPNSSLIIEKGQKIIIPIYAIHYDNKYYSDPEKFIPERFSAEEKAKRPSGVYLPFGDGPRICIGNFFNG; translated from the exons atgaCCATGTTTACCGCCAATTGGTGGATAAATTTCATTACGCCATGTACAATAATAGTTACGATCGCCTATTATTTCTGCGTGTCGACCTTTAAGAAATGGGAACAGCTCAACGTGCCTTACATTAAACCAATTCCGTTGTTTGGAAACTTATTGAATGTGGCTTTGGGAAAAGACCATCCGTTGgatttttacaacaaaatcTATCACAAGTTCGCCGCTCACAAATATGCAGGAGTGTTCCAGATGAGGACGCCGTATTTAATGGTTCGCGATCCAGAAATAATCAACGACATGCTGATAAAAGACTTCTCGTCTTTCCCCGATCGTGGTATTTACTCGGATTTCGTGGCCGAACCATTGACGAACAACCTGTTACTCATGGAAAACCCtcaatggaaaataataagaaacaaaTTGACCCCTGCTTTTACGGCGGGAAAGCTAAAGACAATGTACGATCAGATCAAAGAGTGCGGCGACGAATTGATGAAAAACATCGATATAGATTTGAATAGAACCAGCAACGAAATAGAAGTAAAGGACATCATGGGAAAGTATTCTACCGACGTCATCGGCACTTGCGCTTTTGGGCTCAAGTTGAACGCCATAAACGATGACGAATCCCCATTTCGTAAGTATggcaaattaatattcaaacctTCACTAAGAGTCCTTATGAGAGAATTGTGTGTGATGATTACTCCTGCACTTTTGAAAGTCGTAAGACTGAAAAAATTTCCAACGGCCGCAACAGACTTTTTTCACGCGGCGTTTAATGAAACGATGACTTACAGACTTGAGAATAACATAGTCAGAAATGACTTCGTTCATTATTTAATGCAAGCGAGAAATGATTTAGTTTTGAATACAGATTTACCTAAACATG aaaaatttgcTGAATCACAAATCGTAGCAAATGCTTTTGTATTGTTTGCTGCTGGTTTTGAAACTGTGTCCTCGGCTATAAGTTATTGTTTATATGAATTAGCATTAAATAAATCTATTCAAGACAGAGTACGCAAAGAAATACAACTACAACTGTCCAAAAATAACGGACAAATTAACCATGAACTTTTGATTGATCTTAATTACTTGGATATGGTTATAGCAG aaACACTCCGTAAGTATCCTCCACTGGTTGCTTTGTTCAGAAAAGCATCACAAACGTATCGAGTACCCAACAgttcattaataattgaaaagggccaaaaaattataattccaaTTTATGCGATTCATTACGATAATAAGTATTACTCGGACCCTGAAAAGTTTATTCCTGAAAGATTTTCGGCTGAAGAAAAAGCAAAACGGCCAAGTGGTGTTTATCTTCCATTTGGCGACGGACCTcgaatatgtataggtaatttttttaatggataa
- the LOC100163313 gene encoding probable cytochrome P450 6a13 isoform X2 yields MTMFTANWWINFITPCTIIVTIAYYFCVSTFKKWEQLNVPYIKPIPLFGNLLNVALGKDHPLDFYNKIYHKFAAHKYAGVFQMRTPYLMVRDPEIINDMLIKDFSSFPDRGIYSDFVAEPFSNHLFFMENPQWKIIRNKLTPAFTSGKLKMMYDQIKECSDELMKTIDIELIKNDDEIEVRDIIGKYSTDVIGTCAFGLKLNAIKDDESPFRKHGKTLFEPSLRALFKELCLMIAPALLKVIKVKDFPTDATDFLHTVFKETITYRQKNKIVRNDIFQCLIQVRNDLVLNADLSKNEKFTETQIVANAFAMFAAGFETVSSAISYCLYELALNKSIQDRVREDIELKLSNNDGQINHELLIDLNYLDMVIAETLRKYPPVVALFRKASQTYRVPNDSLIIEKGQKIIIPIYALHYDSKYYTDPEKFIPERFSAEEKAKRPSGIHLPFGDGPRICIGKRFAEMEMKLAFVEILTKFEVFPCEKTEIPLKYSNKVFTLMPKHGIWLRFKRIN; encoded by the exons atgaCCATGTTTACCGCCAATTGGTGGATAAATTTCATTACGCCATGTACAATAATAGTTACGATCGCCTATTATTTCTGCGTGTCGACCTTTAAGAAATGGGAACAGCTCAACGTGCCTTACATTAAACCAATTCCGTTGTTTGGAAACTTATTGAATGTGGCTTTGGGAAAAGACCATCCGTTGgatttttacaacaaaatcTATCACAAGTTCGCCGCTCACAAATATGCAGGAGTGTTCCAGATGAGGACGCCGTATTTAATGGTTCGCGATCCAGAAATAATCAACGACATGCTGATAAAAGACTTCTCGTCTTTCCCCGATCGTGGTATTTACTCGGATTTCGTGGCCGAACCGTTTTCGAACCACCTGTTTTTCATGGAAAATCCtcaatggaaaataataagaaacaaaTTAACCCCCGCTTTCACGTCGGGAAAGCTCAAGATGATGTACGATCAGATCAAAGAGTGCAGCGATGAATTAATGAAAACCATCGATATAGAACTAATTAAAAACGACGACGAAATAGAAGTAAGGGACATCATAGGAAAGTATTCGACCGACGTCATCGGCACTTGCGCTTTTGGACTCAAGCTGAACGCCATAAAAGATGACGAGTCCCCATTTCGTAAACACGGCAAAACCTTATTCGAACCTTCACTAAGGGCGCTTTTCAAAGAATTGTGTTTGATGATTGCTCCTGCACTTTTGAAAGTCATAAAAGTAAAAGATTTTCCGACAGACGCGACCGACTTTTTACACACGGTGTTTAAAGAAACGATAActtatagacaaaaaaataaaatagtcagAAACGATATTTTCCAATGTTTAATACAAGTGAGAAATGATTTAGTTTTGAATGCAGATTTGTCTAAAAacg aaaaattcaCTGAAACACAAATCGTAGCAAATGCTTTTGCAATGTTTGCTGCCGGTTTTGAAACTGTGTCCTCTGCTATAAGTTATTGTTTATATGAATTAGCACTAAATAAATCTATTCAAGACAGAGTACGCGAAGACATTGAACTAAAACTATCCAATAATGACGGACAAATCAACCATGAACTTTTGATTGATCTTAATTACTTGGATATGGTTATAgcag aaacacTTCGTAAATATCCTCCAGTGGTTGCTTTGTTCAGAAAAGCATCACAAACGTATCGAGTACCCAACGATTCGTTAATAATTGAAAAGggccaaaaaataataattccaatTTATGCATTGCATTACGATAGTAAGTATTACACGGACCCTGAAAAGTTTATTCCTGAAAGATTTTCGGCTGAAGAAAAAGCAAAGCGGCCAAGCGGCATTCATCTTCCATTTGGCGATGGTCCTCGAATTTGCATAG gAAAACGTTTCGCAGAGATGGAAATGAAATTGGCTTTTGTTGAAATATTGACCAAATTTGAAGTATTTCCATGTGAAAAAACAGAAATTCctctaaaatattctaataaagtTTTTACGTTGATGCCAAAACATGGAATTTGGCTAAGATTTAAAAGAATTAATTGa
- the LOC100163313 gene encoding probable cytochrome P450 6a13 isoform X1, with product MTMFTANWWINFITPCTIIVTIAYYFCVSTFKKWEQLNVPYIKPIPLFGNLLNVALGKDHPLDFYNKIYHKFAAHKYAGVFQMRTPYLMVRDPEIINDMLIKDFSSFPDRGIYSDFVAEPFSNHLFFMENPQWKIIRNKLTPAFTSGKLKMMYDQIKECSDELMKTIDIELIKNDDEIEVRDIIGKYSTDVIGTCAFGLKLNAIKDDESPFRKHGKTLFEPSLRALFKELCLMIAPALLKVIKVKDFPTDATDFLHTVFKETITYRQKNKIVRNDIFQCLIQVRNDLVLNADLSKNEKFTETQIVANAFAMFAAGFETVSSAISYCLYELALNKSIQDRVREDIELKLSNNDGQINHELLIDLNYLDMVIAETLRKYPPVVALFRKASQTYRVPNDSLIIEKGQKIIIPIYALHYDSKYYTDPEKFIPERFSAEEKAKRPSGIHLPFGDGPRICIGGKRFAEMEMKLAFVEILTKFEVFPCEKTEIPLKYSNKVFTLMPKHGIWLRFKRIN from the exons atgaCCATGTTTACCGCCAATTGGTGGATAAATTTCATTACGCCATGTACAATAATAGTTACGATCGCCTATTATTTCTGCGTGTCGACCTTTAAGAAATGGGAACAGCTCAACGTGCCTTACATTAAACCAATTCCGTTGTTTGGAAACTTATTGAATGTGGCTTTGGGAAAAGACCATCCGTTGgatttttacaacaaaatcTATCACAAGTTCGCCGCTCACAAATATGCAGGAGTGTTCCAGATGAGGACGCCGTATTTAATGGTTCGCGATCCAGAAATAATCAACGACATGCTGATAAAAGACTTCTCGTCTTTCCCCGATCGTGGTATTTACTCGGATTTCGTGGCCGAACCGTTTTCGAACCACCTGTTTTTCATGGAAAATCCtcaatggaaaataataagaaacaaaTTAACCCCCGCTTTCACGTCGGGAAAGCTCAAGATGATGTACGATCAGATCAAAGAGTGCAGCGATGAATTAATGAAAACCATCGATATAGAACTAATTAAAAACGACGACGAAATAGAAGTAAGGGACATCATAGGAAAGTATTCGACCGACGTCATCGGCACTTGCGCTTTTGGACTCAAGCTGAACGCCATAAAAGATGACGAGTCCCCATTTCGTAAACACGGCAAAACCTTATTCGAACCTTCACTAAGGGCGCTTTTCAAAGAATTGTGTTTGATGATTGCTCCTGCACTTTTGAAAGTCATAAAAGTAAAAGATTTTCCGACAGACGCGACCGACTTTTTACACACGGTGTTTAAAGAAACGATAActtatagacaaaaaaataaaatagtcagAAACGATATTTTCCAATGTTTAATACAAGTGAGAAATGATTTAGTTTTGAATGCAGATTTGTCTAAAAacg aaaaattcaCTGAAACACAAATCGTAGCAAATGCTTTTGCAATGTTTGCTGCCGGTTTTGAAACTGTGTCCTCTGCTATAAGTTATTGTTTATATGAATTAGCACTAAATAAATCTATTCAAGACAGAGTACGCGAAGACATTGAACTAAAACTATCCAATAATGACGGACAAATCAACCATGAACTTTTGATTGATCTTAATTACTTGGATATGGTTATAgcag aaacacTTCGTAAATATCCTCCAGTGGTTGCTTTGTTCAGAAAAGCATCACAAACGTATCGAGTACCCAACGATTCGTTAATAATTGAAAAGggccaaaaaataataattccaatTTATGCATTGCATTACGATAGTAAGTATTACACGGACCCTGAAAAGTTTATTCCTGAAAGATTTTCGGCTGAAGAAAAAGCAAAGCGGCCAAGCGGCATTCATCTTCCATTTGGCGATGGTCCTCGAATTTGCATAGgtg gAAAACGTTTCGCAGAGATGGAAATGAAATTGGCTTTTGTTGAAATATTGACCAAATTTGAAGTATTTCCATGTGAAAAAACAGAAATTCctctaaaatattctaataaagtTTTTACGTTGATGCCAAAACATGGAATTTGGCTAAGATTTAAAAGAATTAATTGa
- the LOC115033844 gene encoding probable cytochrome P450 6a13 isoform X3 — translation MTMFTANWWINFITPCTIIVTIAYYFCVSTFKKWEQLNVPYIKPIPLFGNLLNVALGKDHPLDFYNKIYHKFAAHKYAGVFQMRTPYLMVRDPEIINDMLIKDFSSFPDRGIYSDFVAEPLTNNLLLMENPQWKIIRNKLTPAFTAGKLKTMYDQIKECGDELMKNIDIDLNRTSNEIEVKDIMGKYSTDVIGTCAFGLKLNAINDDESPFRKYGKLIFKPSLRVLMRELCVMITPALLKVVRLKKFPTAATDFFHAAFNETMTYRLENNIVRNDFVHYLMQARNDLVLNTDLPKHEKFAESQIVANAFVLFAAGFETVSSAISYCLYELALNKSIQDRVRKEIQLQLSKNNGQINHELLIDLNYLDMVIAV, via the exons atgaCCATGTTTACCGCCAATTGGTGGATAAATTTCATTACGCCATGTACAATAATAGTTACGATCGCCTATTATTTCTGCGTGTCGACCTTTAAGAAATGGGAACAGCTCAACGTGCCTTACATTAAACCAATTCCGTTGTTTGGAAACTTATTGAATGTGGCTTTGGGAAAAGACCATCCGTTGgatttttacaacaaaatcTATCACAAGTTCGCCGCTCACAAATATGCAGGAGTGTTCCAGATGAGGACGCCGTATTTAATGGTTCGCGATCCAGAAATAATCAACGACATGCTGATAAAAGACTTCTCGTCTTTCCCCGATCGTGGTATTTACTCGGATTTCGTGGCCGAACCATTGACGAACAACCTGTTACTCATGGAAAACCCtcaatggaaaataataagaaacaaaTTGACCCCTGCTTTTACGGCGGGAAAGCTAAAGACAATGTACGATCAGATCAAAGAGTGCGGCGACGAATTGATGAAAAACATCGATATAGATTTGAATAGAACCAGCAACGAAATAGAAGTAAAGGACATCATGGGAAAGTATTCTACCGACGTCATCGGCACTTGCGCTTTTGGGCTCAAGTTGAACGCCATAAACGATGACGAATCCCCATTTCGTAAGTATggcaaattaatattcaaacctTCACTAAGAGTCCTTATGAGAGAATTGTGTGTGATGATTACTCCTGCACTTTTGAAAGTCGTAAGACTGAAAAAATTTCCAACGGCCGCAACAGACTTTTTTCACGCGGCGTTTAATGAAACGATGACTTACAGACTTGAGAATAACATAGTCAGAAATGACTTCGTTCATTATTTAATGCAAGCGAGAAATGATTTAGTTTTGAATACAGATTTACCTAAACATG aaaaatttgcTGAATCACAAATCGTAGCAAATGCTTTTGTATTGTTTGCTGCTGGTTTTGAAACTGTGTCCTCGGCTATAAGTTATTGTTTATATGAATTAGCATTAAATAAATCTATTCAAGACAGAGTACGCAAAGAAATACAACTACAACTGTCCAAAAATAACGGACAAATTAACCATGAACTTTTGATTGATCTTAATTACTTGGATATGGTTATAGCAG tataa